From Skermanella sp. TT6, a single genomic window includes:
- a CDS encoding glycosyltransferase produces MTIHTEDAISLGDIMRTQHAGAQEAPSRIAVFLQDLYGGGAERVMLALATGIARRGYPVDLVLVRREGAYVDDIPPGIRVVELGTRRTVNSVVALARYLRRERPAVLLTALVHVNIAALLARLLAGGRTRIAITEHNQISRNMGAKASSTLRMAYRLVPYLYPRAAKIIAVSGGVADDLTRFARLDRGRIDVAHNPVVTPDLLVRAAEPVNHPWFAEGEPPVILGVGRLSPQKDFANLLLAFARVRAKRPARLLILGEGALRPDLEQLADELGISKDVQLPGFVDNPMAFMAKASLFVLSSQFEGLPTVLIEAIACGTNTVSTDCPSGPREILEDGRLGGLVPVGDSEALAHAIEQGLDNPVPADLLRAKAEEFTVERAVDRYLELLQPAAARSIA; encoded by the coding sequence TTGACGATTCACACTGAAGACGCGATCTCCCTCGGCGACATAATGCGGACACAGCACGCCGGGGCTCAGGAAGCCCCCTCGCGGATCGCCGTGTTTCTCCAGGATCTCTACGGCGGTGGGGCCGAGCGCGTGATGCTGGCCCTCGCCACCGGGATCGCGCGGCGCGGCTACCCCGTGGATCTGGTCCTCGTACGGCGCGAAGGGGCCTATGTGGACGACATCCCGCCCGGCATCCGCGTGGTCGAGCTCGGCACGCGGCGCACCGTCAACAGCGTCGTGGCGCTGGCCCGCTATCTCCGGCGCGAGCGGCCCGCCGTGCTGCTGACGGCCCTGGTCCATGTCAACATCGCGGCCCTGCTGGCCCGCCTCCTGGCCGGCGGCCGGACCCGGATCGCCATAACCGAGCACAACCAGATCAGCCGGAACATGGGGGCGAAGGCCAGCTCGACGCTCCGGATGGCCTACCGGCTGGTTCCTTACCTGTATCCCCGCGCGGCGAAGATCATCGCGGTGTCCGGCGGCGTCGCCGACGACCTGACCCGTTTCGCGCGGCTGGACCGGGGACGAATCGACGTCGCGCACAATCCCGTGGTCACGCCCGACCTGCTGGTCCGCGCCGCCGAGCCGGTCAACCATCCCTGGTTCGCCGAGGGGGAGCCGCCGGTGATCCTGGGGGTGGGCCGCCTGTCCCCGCAGAAGGATTTCGCCAACCTCCTGCTCGCGTTCGCGCGTGTCCGGGCCAAGCGCCCGGCCCGGCTGCTGATCCTCGGCGAGGGGGCGCTCCGCCCGGACCTGGAGCAGCTTGCCGACGAACTCGGCATATCCAAGGACGTGCAGCTGCCGGGCTTCGTCGACAATCCCATGGCGTTCATGGCGAAGGCCTCGCTGTTCGTGCTGTCGTCCCAGTTCGAGGGCTTGCCCACCGTCCTGATCGAGGCGATCGCCTGCGGCACCAACACGGTCTCGACCGACTGCCCGAGCGGCCCGCGCGAGATCCTGGAGGACGGCAGGCTCGGCGGGCTGGTTCCCGTCGGCGACTCCGAGGCGCTGGCCCATGCGATCGAGCAGGGGCTGGACAATCCGGTCCCCGCCGACTTGCTGCGCGCCAAGGCGGAGGAGTTCACCGTCGAGCGGGCGGTGGACCGCTACCTGGAACTGCTTCAGCCGGCGGCGGCACGCTCCATCGCGTAG
- the cysG gene encoding siroheme synthase CysG has product MRDATRQPETLPYLPLFMDLRKGRPCLVIGSGDMAANKTALLRRAGADVRNLAAADFTPAALDDVALVVDAADDARLTAALAGLARARGVPLNVVDKPEFCDFIFPAILDRSPVVVAVSTGGLAPALARLIRQRLELAVPSAFGRLARLAGEFRRKVQDALPTARQRLRYWDEVLDGRAGDLAMHGREDEARAEMERLLGRTAADGTDSGPGRVHLVGAGPGDPDLLTLAAIRAIKRADVILYDHLVGEGVLEFARRDAERISVGKRAGRHSVKQADINALLLEHACRGRRVVRLKGGDPLMFGRAGEEAEYLRRHGIEVSIVPGVTAALGCAAAAQIPLTLRGVSRSVQFVTAHCLDDDATRALDWSRLANPDGTLAIYMGRSQLAHFSARLIEAGLSPDTPAAAIENGTRPDERRCFATLDTLPARAAAELGDGPTLVMVGAAIGHRPQEAAAPLDEPEPARYAMERAAAG; this is encoded by the coding sequence ATGCGCGACGCGACCAGGCAGCCTGAGACGCTGCCCTACCTGCCGCTCTTCATGGACCTGAGGAAGGGGCGGCCCTGCCTGGTGATCGGCTCCGGCGACATGGCGGCCAACAAGACGGCCCTGTTGCGCCGGGCGGGCGCCGACGTCCGCAACCTGGCCGCCGCCGACTTCACCCCGGCGGCCCTGGACGATGTCGCCCTGGTGGTGGATGCCGCCGACGACGCGCGCCTGACCGCGGCGCTCGCCGGCCTCGCCAGGGCGCGCGGGGTCCCGCTGAACGTCGTGGACAAGCCGGAATTCTGCGACTTCATCTTCCCGGCGATCCTCGACCGCTCGCCGGTGGTGGTCGCCGTCTCGACCGGCGGGCTGGCGCCGGCCCTGGCCCGGCTGATCCGCCAACGGCTGGAACTGGCGGTCCCCTCGGCTTTCGGAAGGCTGGCGCGGCTGGCCGGGGAGTTCCGCCGCAAGGTGCAGGACGCGCTGCCGACCGCGCGCCAGCGCCTGCGCTACTGGGACGAGGTGCTGGACGGGCGCGCCGGGGACCTGGCGATGCATGGCCGGGAGGACGAGGCCCGTGCGGAGATGGAGCGCCTGCTCGGCCGGACCGCCGCCGACGGCACGGACTCCGGTCCCGGCAGGGTCCATCTGGTCGGCGCCGGGCCGGGCGATCCCGACCTGCTGACCCTGGCCGCGATCCGGGCCATCAAGCGGGCCGACGTCATCCTGTACGACCATCTGGTCGGCGAGGGAGTCCTGGAGTTCGCCCGCCGGGACGCCGAGCGGATATCGGTCGGCAAGCGGGCCGGGCGTCATTCGGTGAAGCAGGCCGACATCAATGCCCTGCTGCTCGAACATGCCTGCCGGGGCCGGCGCGTGGTCCGGCTGAAGGGCGGCGACCCGCTGATGTTCGGCCGCGCGGGCGAGGAGGCGGAATATCTGCGCCGCCACGGCATCGAGGTGTCGATCGTGCCCGGCGTGACGGCGGCGCTCGGCTGCGCCGCCGCGGCGCAGATTCCGCTGACGCTCCGCGGAGTGTCGCGCAGCGTCCAGTTCGTCACCGCCCACTGCCTGGACGACGACGCGACCCGGGCGTTGGACTGGAGCAGGCTCGCCAATCCGGACGGCACGCTGGCGATCTACATGGGGCGAAGCCAGCTGGCGCATTTCAGCGCCAGGCTGATCGAGGCCGGACTGTCGCCGGACACGCCGGCCGCCGCCATCGAGAACGGCACCCGCCCCGACGAGCGGCGCTGCTTCGCGACGCTGGATACCCTGCCGGCCCGCGCCGCCGCCGAGCTGGGCGACGGGCCGACCCTGGTCATGGTCGGCGCCGCGATCGGCCACCGCCCGCAGGAGGCCGCCGCCCCGTTGGACGAGCCGGAGCCGGCACGCTACGCGATGGAGCGTGCCGCCGCCGGCTGA
- a CDS encoding nitrate reductase: MTGAVRTTCPYCGVGCGVVAKAGGAGGWTISGDPEHPANFGRLCSKGSALGETLGLGGRLLHPVVDGGRATWDEALETVANRFRAVIDEHGPDAVAFYVSGQLLTEDYYVANKLMKGFIGSANIDTNSRLCMASSVAGHRRAFGGDVVPGNYEDLELADLVVLVGSNLAWCHPVLYRRLARARAERGTRIVVIDPRRTATCDAADLHLALKPGSDVALFNGLLAYLDRSGALDRDYIARHTGGFAEALAAAAGEPRAVAEACGLDAGEVERFYGWFAGTEATVTVYSQGVNQSSRGTDKVNAIVNCHLATGRIGRPGMGPFSVTGQPNAMGGREVGGLANQLAAHMAFTPEAVERVERFWRAPRIARREGLKAVELFQAVEDGRIKALWVMATNPAVSLPDAGRVTRALASCEFVVVSDCTRDTDTTAHADVLLPAAAWGEKDGTVTNSERRISRQRSFLPPPGEARPDWWIIAQVASRMGWGEAFGYGSSAEIFREHAALSGFENDGGRAFDIAALADADYDALEPVQWPAPGTARLFGDGRFPTADGRAAFVPVRAAPPATLPDAGFPFALNTGRIRDQWHTMTRTGRVPRLASHIAEPFVAVNPADAQAASLEDGGLAVVRSAHGRAILRVRVTGDQPPGRLFAPMHWSRQFSAEGAVNALVAPVTDPISGQPELKHTAVGLAPFEPAWTAFLITREEVHPPGDAEYWSRASAAGCSVLTLAGAAALADVTAWAETLLPPLPGIDYRDARRGVHRWARLDGDRLDACLFLSFGPTLPAREWLVGLFDAPSIDTDARCGLLSGRAPAGRPDEGRVVCACFDVGLNRIARAIRDGGLTSAEQVGAALKAGTNCGSCIPELKELIADARRDQAA, translated from the coding sequence ATGACCGGCGCCGTCCGCACCACCTGTCCCTATTGCGGCGTCGGCTGCGGCGTGGTCGCCAAGGCCGGCGGTGCGGGCGGCTGGACGATTTCGGGCGACCCCGAGCACCCGGCCAATTTCGGCCGGCTCTGCTCCAAGGGCAGCGCCCTGGGGGAGACGCTGGGATTGGGCGGCCGGCTGCTCCATCCCGTCGTGGACGGCGGGCGCGCCACCTGGGACGAGGCGCTGGAGACGGTGGCGAACCGCTTCCGCGCGGTCATCGACGAGCACGGGCCGGACGCCGTCGCCTTCTACGTCTCGGGACAATTGCTGACGGAAGACTACTATGTCGCCAACAAGCTGATGAAGGGCTTCATCGGCTCGGCGAACATCGACACCAACTCCCGCCTGTGCATGGCGTCGAGCGTGGCCGGCCACCGCCGCGCGTTCGGCGGCGACGTGGTGCCGGGAAACTACGAGGACCTGGAACTGGCCGACCTGGTGGTGCTGGTCGGCAGCAACCTCGCCTGGTGCCATCCCGTGCTGTACCGGCGGCTGGCGCGGGCCCGGGCCGAGCGCGGAACAAGGATCGTGGTGATCGACCCGCGCCGGACGGCGACCTGCGACGCCGCGGACCTGCATCTGGCGCTGAAGCCGGGCAGCGACGTGGCCCTGTTCAACGGGCTGCTGGCCTATCTGGACCGGTCGGGAGCCCTGGACCGGGATTACATCGCCCGGCACACCGGCGGCTTCGCGGAGGCCCTGGCGGCCGCTGCCGGGGAACCGCGGGCGGTCGCCGAAGCCTGCGGGCTGGACGCCGGCGAGGTCGAGCGGTTCTACGGCTGGTTCGCCGGGACGGAAGCGACCGTCACGGTCTATTCCCAGGGCGTGAACCAGTCGTCTCGCGGGACCGACAAGGTCAACGCGATCGTCAACTGCCATCTGGCGACCGGGCGCATCGGCCGCCCGGGCATGGGCCCGTTCTCGGTCACCGGCCAGCCCAACGCCATGGGCGGGCGCGAGGTCGGCGGGCTCGCCAACCAGCTCGCGGCCCACATGGCGTTCACGCCGGAGGCGGTCGAGCGCGTGGAGCGGTTCTGGCGGGCGCCCCGGATCGCAAGGCGCGAGGGGCTGAAGGCGGTGGAGCTGTTCCAGGCGGTCGAGGATGGCCGGATCAAGGCCCTGTGGGTGATGGCGACCAACCCCGCCGTCAGCCTTCCCGACGCCGGCCGGGTGACCCGCGCGCTTGCGTCGTGCGAGTTCGTCGTGGTTTCCGACTGCACCCGCGACACCGACACCACGGCCCATGCCGACGTTCTGCTTCCGGCGGCGGCCTGGGGGGAGAAGGACGGCACCGTCACCAATTCCGAACGCCGGATCTCGCGCCAGCGGAGCTTCCTGCCTCCTCCGGGCGAGGCCAGGCCGGACTGGTGGATCATCGCTCAGGTCGCGTCCCGGATGGGCTGGGGCGAGGCGTTCGGCTACGGGTCGTCCGCGGAGATCTTCCGCGAGCACGCGGCGCTTTCCGGGTTCGAGAACGATGGCGGGCGGGCCTTCGACATCGCCGCCCTGGCCGATGCCGACTATGACGCGCTGGAGCCGGTCCAATGGCCGGCGCCCGGAACGGCCCGGCTGTTCGGGGACGGACGCTTTCCGACGGCGGACGGGCGCGCCGCCTTCGTGCCGGTGCGGGCGGCTCCTCCCGCAACGCTCCCGGACGCCGGGTTCCCGTTCGCCCTGAATACCGGCCGCATCCGCGACCAGTGGCATACCATGACCCGCACCGGCCGGGTGCCCCGGCTGGCCAGCCACATCGCCGAGCCGTTCGTCGCGGTCAACCCGGCCGACGCCCAGGCGGCGTCACTGGAGGACGGCGGTCTGGCGGTGGTCCGCTCCGCCCATGGCCGCGCCATCCTGCGGGTCCGGGTCACCGGCGACCAGCCGCCGGGCCGGCTCTTCGCGCCGATGCACTGGAGCCGGCAGTTCTCGGCCGAGGGCGCCGTGAACGCGCTGGTCGCCCCGGTCACCGACCCTATATCGGGCCAGCCGGAGCTCAAGCATACCGCCGTCGGCCTGGCGCCCTTCGAGCCGGCCTGGACCGCCTTCCTGATCACCCGGGAGGAGGTTCACCCTCCGGGGGACGCCGAATACTGGTCGCGGGCCAGCGCGGCCGGCTGCAGCGTCCTGACCCTGGCCGGCGCCGCCGCGCTGGCCGACGTGACGGCCTGGGCCGAGACGCTGCTGCCGCCGCTGCCGGGGATCGACTACCGCGATGCGCGGCGCGGGGTTCACCGCTGGGCGCGGCTCGACGGCGACCGGCTGGACGCCTGCCTTTTCCTCAGCTTCGGCCCGACCCTGCCCGCGCGGGAATGGCTGGTCGGCCTGTTCGACGCCCCGTCGATCGACACGGACGCCCGGTGCGGGCTGCTGAGCGGCCGGGCGCCGGCCGGCCGGCCGGACGAGGGACGGGTCGTCTGCGCCTGCTTCGATGTCGGCCTGAACCGGATCGCCCGCGCCATCCGCGACGGCGGGCTGACCTCAGCCGAACAGGTCGGCGCGGCGCTGAAGGCCGGCACCAACTGCGGATCCTGCATCCCCGAGCTGAAGGAGCTGATCGCCGATGCGCGACGCGACCAGGCAGCCTGA